Proteins encoded by one window of Lasioglossum baleicum chromosome 4, iyLasBale1, whole genome shotgun sequence:
- the LOC143208476 gene encoding uncharacterized protein LOC143208476, whose translation MGKVNQTYQAINNRIVLLKEYWEKFGATNIRIETTATDQERTTLPYFKDDIYNQTESAYLTALDFLTSALATLSELPPSVDDDGTTSGKDQDEAAPMKPPKVELPKFSGDYTEWEGFHDLFIALVDKNKSLSDVQKLYYLKTSLEGEAAFVLKNIATSKANYKPAWEKLKNRFTNERSLVKAHLKMLFDSPPIGVNVLTDLKSLRDRSNAALLALKNLGRKVKYWDDILVFHFLKKLDKQSKQEWEFRLGEELQFPSFAQWNSFVDIRIRSLEEFEDSTIQANKPVKSKQSQNVKAHLNARDSKCITCGANHALYQCDEFRSKSVDQRLALTRSHQHCFNCLRSGHFPSNCSSKRVCLKCQGKHHTLLHSDRRPNQGQSVSTNRESVNGNDFRLSRNSNSLAPTNDTLVPSINSNSSVQTPNVQTHLGSTRTHSKQILLATAWIKISSHAGRSVQVRALIDPGSEATFVSENVAQVLRVSRQRTHTTVSGIGANRTATVNSAANLLIESCHETGPVITIQALILKRLTAYQVSPTANQDRWTHWQNMQWADPFISRHAPIELIIGADYYSSILLTGVRKGEQGALIAQNTIFGWVLTGPIQPSNEHVTHLHALHAEVHNEINEILHKFWEVEATPQINFLSEEDKKCEEHFVKTHSRESDGKYVVRLPINTESPIDIGFTHNIAVKSFYNLEKRLKNNPVQASSYHGFLQEYLDLNHMREESAIDSQSTQNVFLSHHPVIRHDSKTTRLRVVFNASMRTSNGSTLNDFLFVGPKLQADIVAIILKWRKSRFVFAADIAKMFRQIWVDPRDTHFQLIVWRSDPNHSLKNYALRTVTYGTASAPYLANRVIKQLAIDEGTNFPLATPVLNEQIYVDDVLFGADDRILALQLRHQVTELLSRGGFHLRKWSSNCPRLLADISDQEHELASSRPFQEIEGVKMLGLFWVPSKDEFQFQFKVHFHSDQTDTKRTVLSTIARMFDPLGWISPVIITAKIFMQKLWSAKLNWDDPLPVDLQQSWNIYSAELKELPLMTIPRWIGLGTSTLNYEIHGFADASQHAYAAVIFLRVVTIPEQTSLHLLIAKTKVAPLKPLTIPRLELLAAVIMVRLIEYVQVTLKFINCPVYCWTDSAVALAWIHKHPSRLKTFTAHRVAEIQGRVPNATWRHVPSEFNPADCASRGLTVSQLSTHQLWWCGPSWLIKPPNEWPNLMPSPPNEVKEEIKISLEALHAQTHVEWDLPTRVSSWVKLLRVTAYIFRFVSRCQAKDTVFLDYVINAREINEARKFWIKYVQSLHFQEEIKVLTKCKSLPKSSPLLRLNPFLDTDAIVRVGGRLRHSELSYSQRFPIVLPNHRISELIIADCHQNILHGGTQLTLSIVRQVFWIINSRRIVRRLIHKCVKCVRARATTAQQQMGDLPKVRVTPSRPFSHCGLDYAGPLQARVLSGRGYKSHKVYIALFICLATRAIHLELVLDYSTAAFLSAFDRFVSRRSLPSEMYSDNGTNFQGADKELSVAFQQVISDPALRSRLAGDSINWHFIPPAAPHFGGIWEAGVKSVKTHLKLILAAHTPSIEELNTLLCKIEACLNSRPLAPLSDDLESCEALTPGHFLVGGPIKSVPTPSVLDLNENRLSRWQTIHKMHEQFWKIWSNEYLRNLQTRTKWHSQAPNLQIGDLVLLKSATLPPAKWELGRVTKCHPGKDGLTRVVTVKTAHSQYVRSVTNLCKLPVS comes from the coding sequence ATGGGGAAAGTGAACCAAACCTACCAGGCAATAAACAATAGAATTGTCTTGCTGAAAGAGTATTGGGAGAAATTTGGGGCTACCAATATTCGAATCGAAACGACGGCCACCGACCAGGAGAGGACGACGCTTCCGTATTTCAAAGATGACATCTACAACCAAACGGAGTCTGCCTACCTCACGGCATTGGACTTTCTGACGTCTGCTTTGGCTACGCTGTCCGAATTGCCACCCTCGGTCGACGACGACGGTACAACGTCGGGGAAAGATCAAGACGAAGCTGCACCGATGAAGCCACCAAAAGTTGAGTTACCAAAATTCTCTGGTGATTATACCGAGTGGGAAGGCTTTCATGATTTATTCATAGCTTTAGTCGACAAAAATAAGTCGTTAAGCGACGTTCAAAAACTATATTATTTGAAAACTAGCTTGGAGGGCGAAGCTGCGTTCGTTCTAAAAAACATTGCCACGTCCAAGGCAAATTATAAACCCGCTTGGGAAAAGTTAAAAAACCGCTTTACTAATGAACGTTCTCTTGTAAAGGCTCATTTAAAGATGTTATTTGATTCTCCGCCTATCGGAGTCAACGTATTAACTGATTTAAAGAGTTTACGGGATAGATCTAATGCTGCGCTCCTTGCGTTAAAGAATTTAGGTCGTAAAGTCAAGTATTGGGATGATATTCTAGTATTCCATTTTCTGAAAAAGTTAGACAAACAGTCAAAACAAGAATGGGAATTCCGTTTGGGAGAAGAGCTTCAGTTTCCGTCCTTCGCGCAATGGAATTCGTTTGTAGACATTCGTATTCGCTCACTCGAAGAATTCGAGGATTCTACTATTCAAGCGAACAAACCCGTCAAGAGTAAACAAAGTCAAAATGTAAAGGCGCACTTGAACGCTCGTGATTCTAAATGTATCACGTGCGGCGCAAATCATGCGTTGTATCAATGTGACGAATTTCGCAGCAAATCCGTCGATCAGCGACTTGCGCTCACTCGTTCTCATCAGCATTGTTTTAATTGTTTGCGAAGCGGTCATTTTCCGTCGAACTGTTCTAGCAAACGGGTCTGCTTAAAATGTCAGGGAAAACATCATACCCTTTTGCATTCCGATCGCAGACCAAATCAAGGTCAATCAGTCAGTACTAACCGCGAATCGGTAAACGGGAACGACTTTAGATTGTCTCGAAATTCCAATTCTCTCGCTCCGACGAACGACACTCTAGTTCCGAGTATCAACAGTAATTCAAGCGTACAAACGCCTAATGTACAAACACATCTAGGGTCGACGCGGACCCATTCAAAACAAATACTCCTAGCTACCGCGTGGATCAAAATTAGCTCTCACGCGGGACGCAGTGTACAGGTTCGTGCTTTAATCGATCCTGGTTCTGAAGCTACATTTGTCAGTGAAAATGTGGCTCAAGTTTTACGCGTCTCTCGCCAACGTACTCATACTACAGTGTCGGGAATTGGcgcgaatcgaacggctacCGTAAACTCAGCAGCGAATCTGCTGatcgaatcctgtcacgaaacAGGACCCGTTATAACCATTCAAGCTCTTATATTAAAACGCCTCACCGCTTATCAAGTCTCTCCGACGGCTAATCAAGATCGTTGGACTCATTGGCAAAATATGCAATGGGCTGATCCATTCATTTCGCGTCATGCCCCGATAGAATTGATTATCGGTGCCGACTATTATAGTTCGATCTTATTAACCGGTGTTCGTAAAGGCGAACAAGGCGCTCTAATAGCGCAAAACACTATTTTTGGATGGGTGTTGACTGGTCCCATTCAACCAAGCAATGAACATGTAACTCATCTGCACGCTCTGCATGCTGAGGTTCACaacgaaattaatgaaatattgcaTAAGTTTTGGGAAGTGGAAGCTACTCCACAAATAAATTTCCTTTCAGAGGAAGATAAAAAATGCGAAGAACATTTCGTAAAAACCCATTCACGCGAATCGGATGGTAAATACGTGGTACGGTTACCTATTAACACCGAGTCGCCTATCGATATCGGATTTACACATAACATCGCTGTAAAATCCTTTTACAATTTAGAAAAACGGCTGAAAAATAATCCTGTACAAGCCTCTTCTTATCACGGATTCTTGCAAGAATACTTGGATCTTAATCACATGAGAGAAGAATCGGCAATTGATTCTCAGTCAACTCAAAATGTCTTCTTATCTCATCATCCTGTCATTCGTCATGACAGCAAAACGACGCGATTGCGTGTTGTTTTCAATGCTTCAATGCGAACTAGCAACGGTTCTACATTAAACGACTTTCTTTTTGTCGGTCCAAAATTACAAGCCGACATTGTCGCGATCATATTAAAGTGGAGAAAGTCTCGTTTTGTTTTCGCTGCCGACATAGCTAAAATGTTTCGGCAAATTTGGGTGGATCCTCGTGATACCCACTTTCAACTTATAGTGTGGCGCTCTGATCCTAATCATTCTCTTAAAAATTACGCATTACGTACAGTAACTTATGGAACCGCTTCTGCTCCGTATCTCGCGAATCGAGTAATCAAACAGCTCGCAATAGACGAAGGAACGAATTTCCCCCTGGCAACTCCAGTTCTAAACGAACAAATTTACGTCGATGACGTGCTCTTTGGCGCCGATGATCGGATACTAGCTTTACAATTACGTCACCAAGTGACCGAACTTCTTAGTCGTGGCGGTTTTCATTTAAGAAAATGGTCAAGCAATTGTCCTCGTCTCCTCGCAGACATTTCTGATCAGGAGCATGAATTAGCTTCTAGTCGACCTTTTCAGGAAATAGAAGGCGTGAAAATGCTAGGTTTATTCTGGGTGCCTTCCAAAGATGAATTTCAGTTCCAATTTAAAGTTCACTTTCACTCTGATCAAACCGACACGAAGCGAACTGTCTTGTCGACTATCGCTCGAATGTTCGATCCTCTTGGATGGATTTCTCCTGTAATTATCACTGctaagatctttatgcaaaaattatGGAGTGCCAAACTGAATTGGGACGATCCGTTGCCTGTCGATTTACAACAATCGTGGAATATTTATTCGGCAGAGTTAAAAGAATTGCCACTTATGACCATCCCGCGATGGATCGGGTTAGGAACTTCGACATTAAATTACGAAATTCATGGGTTCGCTGATGCTTCTCAACATGCATATGCGGCAGTAATCTTTTTACGCGTAGTCACCATTCCGGAACAAACAAGTCTGCATTTACTGATCGCAAAGACTAAAGTTGCGCCATTAAAACCGCTTACGATCCCACGACTGGAGCTGTTAGCTGCCGTCATAATGGTTCGACTCATTGAATACGTTCAAGtaactttaaaatttataaactgTCCAGTTTACTGCTGGACGGATTCCGCGGTGGCCTTAGCATGGATTCACAAGCATCCGAGCCGGTTAAAGACGTTTACCGCGCATAGAGTCGCGGAAATACAAGGTCGCGTGCCGAATGCTACTTGGCGACATGTACCTTCGGAATTTAACCCCGCGGACTGTGCCTCGCGTGGTCTAACCGTATCTCAATTATCGACCCACCAACTCTGGTGGTGTGGTCCTTCTTGGCTAATAAAACCACCTAATGAGTGGCCGAATTTAATGCCTAGTCCTCCCAATGAGgtcaaagaagaaataaagatCTCACTTGAAGCGTTGCATGCTCAAACTCACGTTGAATGGGATCTGCCTACACGAGTCTCTTCTTGGGTAAAATTGTTACGCGTTACCGCTTACATATTTCGCTTTGTATCGCGATGTCAAGCAAAGGATACGGTATTTCTAGACTACGTCATAAATgcaagagaaattaacgaagcgcGTAAATTTTGGATTAAGTACGTTCAGTCCCTTCACTTCCAGGAGGAAATTAAGGTCTTGACAAAATGTAAATCGTTGCCTAAATCTAGTCCTTTATTACGACTTAATCCGTTTTTAGACACAGATGCTATTGTTCGCGTTGGCGGGCGGCTCCGCCACTCTGAACTGTCATATTCTCAACGTTTTccgatcgttttaccgaatcatCGAATATCTGAATTGATTATAGCCGATTGTCACCAGAATATACTACATGGCGGTACGCAGTTGACCTTGAGCATCGTGCGTCAAGTATTTTGGATAATTAACTCGCGACGAATTGTACGTCGTTTAATTCATAAATGCGTTAAGTGCGTGAGAGCTCGTGCTACCACTGCACAACAACAGATGGGTGACTTACCCAAGGTTAGAGTCACGCCTTCGCGTCCGTTTTCTCACTGTGGGCTGGACTACGCGGGTCCGCTACAAGCGCGCGTACTTTCCGGTCGAGGTTACAAATCGCATAAAGTTTATATAGCGCTCTTTATATGTTTAGCCACGCGAGCTATTCATCTCGAATTAGTGCTCGATTATTCAACCGCTGCGTTCTTAAGCGCGTTCGATCGTTTTGTATCGCGTCgctcattaccttccgagatgtaTAGCGATAATGGCACTAATTTTCAAGGAGCGGACAAAGAATTAAGTGTCGCATTTCAGCAAGTCATCTCAGATCCCGCCCTCCGCTCTCGCTTGGCAGGTGATAGCATCAATTGGCATTTTATACCACCTGCTGCTCCTCACTTTGGTGGGATTTGGGAAGCCGGAGTCAAAAGTGTGAAAACTCACCTAAAATTGATACTCGCTGCTCATACTCCTTCGATCGAAGAATTAAACACGCTATTGTGTAAGATTGAGGCGTGCTTAAATTCGCGCCCCCTAGCTCCGTTGAGCGACGATCTCGAGTCCTGCGAGGCTTTAACTCCAGGCCATTTTTTAGTGGGCGGACCCATAAAGTCTGTTCCCACTCCTTCTGTCTTAGACCTTAATGAAAATCGATTGTCTCGATGGCAAACGATCCATAAGATGCACGAGCAATTTTGGAAGATATGGAGCAACGAGTATCTACGAAATCTGCAAACTAGAACGAAGTGGCATTCTCAAGCTCCTAATTTGCAAATTGGAGATCTGGTACTGCTGAAAAGCGCAACGCTTCCCCCTGCTAAATGGGAGTTAGGTCGTGTGACCAAATGTCACCCAGGAAAAGACGGGCTCACTCGTGTAGTAACCGTCAAAACCGCGCACTCTCAGTATGTACGTTCTGTTACGAACCT